In Methanosarcina siciliae T4/M, one genomic interval encodes:
- a CDS encoding heterodisulfide reductase-related iron-sulfur binding cluster encodes MGFSQLHLNKNTSLQVTKTKLDSLQRAGVELMIHMCPNCHIQYDRYQPVIEKEYGVEYDMVHMNIAQFVALSLGADPYKVCGFQTHSVPLEGFLEKAGII; translated from the coding sequence ATGGGCTTTTCCCAGCTCCACCTTAACAAAAACACCTCTCTCCAGGTCACCAAAACCAAACTCGACAGCCTTCAGAGAGCCGGCGTGGAGTTAATGATCCATATGTGCCCGAACTGCCATATCCAGTACGACCGCTACCAGCCTGTGATTGAAAAAGAGTATGGGGTAGAGTACGACATGGTGCACATGAATATTGCCCAGTTCGTAGCTCTCTCACTGGGAGCAGACCCCTACAAAGTATGCGGTTTCCAGACTCACTCCGTGCCTCTGGAAGGTTTTCTTGAAAAGGCCGGTATAATATAA